The proteins below are encoded in one region of Halalkalicoccus jeotgali B3:
- a CDS encoding carboxypeptidase-like regulatory domain-containing protein: MAALLCLSLVGGFGVVGAQSAPDSAFQQSPPDSGATNNTTETPRHQDPNNVDEDGNLDGIQQRLSAELAASLGEGSVALSEGEYELARETVGDDYNEQLSRYVELAEESDSGADDETVRQFETAAENQREFADSAEEYEATYNEYQEAVDSGDDERARELARELQRISEETEESGTALEENYANISESSSQDLSEERQNVASERESIEAQQQEVQELEFVGTVLEIEPPSGPISFEEPLVASGTLTDEDGNPIASEEVSFVINDRTVTTTTDADGEFTLVYRPTVLSTDTESLEITYEPDAGSEYADASTTVPVTVEESQPIVIIESVSDPVAFGDELTVTGTVTGSDGEGAGSVPVVVSLGDQRLGEVQTDSEGAFELSTTTPATIPAGEGTLRAELPLEGQALTSAETAAPMTVEETETQTTMTAAKTDDDRVAVSGRLATADGRALPAESVRILVGGSTVGTLETDRTGEYQGTVTPPALAGQSAEITAVYDSAGTNLADSQGSDTVTGLPVTQSILDAVWLPGTILVALGLGVVGWVYRRRQQTTGGDPLSYALGSYAGSEADGADAETPHVPAHILIGLARKCHQNGDTDRAITLAYTAVRNHLRANAAPGWTHWEFYNETASDLDDAQRNTLLSITEQFERATFASDSIPDNAASSVITAANHLIGNTRPPSS; the protein is encoded by the coding sequence GTGGCTGCGCTACTCTGTCTATCACTCGTCGGTGGTTTCGGTGTCGTCGGTGCTCAATCAGCGCCCGACAGTGCTTTTCAGCAATCACCACCGGACTCCGGCGCAACGAATAATACGACGGAAACGCCTCGCCATCAAGACCCCAATAACGTCGATGAAGACGGCAATCTGGATGGCATTCAGCAACGACTGTCTGCGGAACTCGCTGCGTCATTGGGCGAGGGATCGGTTGCGCTCAGTGAAGGTGAGTATGAATTGGCCCGAGAAACGGTCGGCGATGATTACAACGAGCAACTCAGTAGATATGTCGAGCTTGCTGAGGAGAGCGATAGTGGGGCCGACGATGAAACGGTCCGTCAGTTCGAAACCGCAGCAGAGAACCAACGCGAGTTCGCTGATTCGGCCGAAGAGTACGAGGCGACCTACAACGAGTACCAGGAAGCGGTCGACAGTGGCGATGATGAACGGGCCCGTGAACTCGCACGCGAACTCCAACGGATCTCTGAAGAGACCGAAGAGAGCGGAACTGCCCTCGAAGAGAACTACGCGAACATCAGCGAATCATCCAGTCAGGATCTAAGCGAGGAACGGCAAAACGTCGCGAGCGAACGCGAGTCGATCGAAGCCCAACAACAGGAAGTCCAAGAACTGGAGTTCGTCGGAACCGTTCTCGAGATCGAACCACCATCCGGCCCGATCTCCTTTGAAGAGCCACTCGTAGCCAGTGGAACGCTCACTGATGAGGACGGTAATCCGATCGCTTCCGAAGAGGTGTCCTTTGTCATCAATGATCGGACGGTGACGACGACGACCGACGCGGATGGTGAGTTCACGCTCGTCTATCGCCCGACCGTGCTTTCGACTGATACGGAATCCCTTGAGATCACGTACGAACCCGACGCTGGTTCCGAGTATGCTGACGCCAGCACGACAGTCCCGGTGACGGTCGAAGAATCCCAGCCCATAGTAATCATCGAGTCGGTCAGCGATCCGGTTGCCTTCGGGGACGAGCTGACAGTCACTGGTACAGTCACAGGAAGCGATGGTGAGGGTGCCGGGAGCGTTCCGGTTGTCGTCTCGTTAGGCGATCAGCGACTCGGCGAAGTCCAAACGGACAGTGAGGGCGCATTCGAGCTTAGTACCACGACTCCAGCAACGATCCCGGCCGGTGAGGGAACCCTTCGTGCGGAACTGCCACTCGAAGGGCAAGCCCTGACGAGTGCGGAGACGGCCGCGCCGATGACCGTCGAGGAGACCGAAACACAGACCACCATGACGGCGGCGAAGACTGACGACGATCGGGTCGCCGTCTCCGGGCGGCTTGCAACGGCCGACGGCCGAGCGCTGCCGGCTGAATCGGTCCGTATTCTCGTTGGCGGATCAACGGTGGGGACACTGGAGACCGATCGAACTGGCGAGTACCAAGGGACGGTCACGCCGCCCGCTCTTGCAGGTCAGTCCGCGGAGATTACGGCAGTCTATGATAGCGCGGGGACAAACCTCGCTGATTCACAGGGAAGCGACACCGTCACAGGGCTGCCAGTCACACAGTCGATCCTCGATGCTGTCTGGTTACCGGGCACGATTCTGGTTGCGCTCGGGTTAGGTGTTGTTGGCTGGGTCTATCGACGCCGTCAGCAAACTACAGGAGGTGATCCGCTGTCATACGCGTTGGGTAGTTATGCAGGCTCCGAAGCGGATGGAGCAGATGCAGAAACACCTCATGTGCCGGCTCACATATTGATAGGATTGGCACGTAAATGCCATCAAAACGGTGATACCGATCGTGCGATCACACTAGCGTACACAGCCGTCCGTAACCATCTGAGGGCGAATGCTGCCCCCGGCTGGACCCACTGGGAATTCTATAATGAGACCGCTTCGGATCTCGATGACGCCCAGCGCAATACGCTCCTCTCGATCACGGAACAGTTCGAGCGAGCGACATTCGCGTCTGATTCAATCCCCGATAATGCCGCCTCAAGTGTTATTACGGCTGCAAACCATTTAATTGGGAATACTCGGCCGCCCTCCTCATGA
- a CDS encoding DUF1616 domain-containing protein has product MSSERDWWLLLPPAVRRFPADLVSVLIFTLLTVLAVFLPGVRETPLRIVVGLPFVLFIPGYVFVAALFPEHGESVANTEEEVSTAGDIDPIERIALAFGLSIAIVPLLGLILNFTPWGIQLAPIMLTVSGATIVCTIIAAVRRWELPPEERFSVPYREWVVAGRTELFDPTDRIDAALTVALALSIMLAVGSVGFAIASPQQGEQFSEFYLLTENEEGELVASDYPQEFVQGESQPLTLGIENNEYESVDYTVVVQLQRVEGEGNQSTVVERDELDQVGTTLEHNETWQEEYPVTPTMRGEDLRLTFLLYDGEVPAEPTRENAYRETHLWVNVA; this is encoded by the coding sequence ATGTCTTCCGAACGTGATTGGTGGTTGTTACTCCCACCAGCGGTACGGCGCTTTCCAGCTGACCTCGTCTCTGTACTGATCTTTACCCTTCTTACTGTGTTGGCCGTCTTCCTGCCTGGCGTTCGAGAGACGCCGCTTCGGATCGTCGTCGGGCTGCCGTTCGTTCTCTTCATTCCAGGGTACGTCTTTGTTGCTGCATTGTTCCCCGAGCACGGTGAGTCAGTTGCTAATACTGAGGAAGAAGTATCTACAGCTGGTGACATCGATCCGATTGAGCGGATCGCGCTTGCATTTGGACTGAGTATTGCGATCGTTCCCTTGTTGGGTCTCATCTTGAACTTCACTCCCTGGGGAATCCAGCTGGCGCCGATCATGCTAACCGTGAGTGGGGCTACGATCGTGTGTACGATTATTGCAGCAGTCCGCCGATGGGAACTACCCCCTGAGGAGCGATTTTCTGTACCGTATCGAGAGTGGGTTGTCGCAGGGCGTACAGAACTATTCGACCCTACTGATCGAATTGATGCGGCACTGACTGTTGCGCTTGCCCTGTCAATTATGCTTGCCGTTGGGAGTGTTGGATTCGCGATTGCTTCGCCGCAGCAGGGCGAGCAGTTCTCGGAGTTCTACTTACTTACTGAGAACGAGGAGGGCGAGCTTGTTGCATCGGACTACCCTCAAGAGTTCGTTCAGGGTGAATCTCAGCCGTTGACTCTCGGAATCGAGAACAACGAGTACGAGAGTGTTGATTACACAGTAGTGGTGCAACTCCAGCGAGTCGAAGGTGAAGGTAATCAATCAACAGTCGTTGAGCGTGACGAGCTCGATCAAGTCGGTACAACGCTTGAGCACAATGAGACCTGGCAGGAGGAGTATCCAGTCACACCAACGATGAGAGGCGAGGATCTTCGTCTGACGTTCCTGCTTTACGATGGTGAGGTGCCCGCTGAGCCGACTCGGGAGAACGCCTATCGGGAGACTCACCTCTGGGTTAACGTGGCGTAA
- a CDS encoding glycosyltransferase family 2 protein: MYREHTIGVIVPAYNEEGFIGDVIRGMPEFVDWIYTIDDCSTDGTWDEIQAAARDDAPVEAEMSSKVEEAEAIATDGGALSMLEQRAQVHNTKGRVVPIQHRENLGAGGAIKTGYLATLRDEIDVTVTVDGDGQMDLSQMTKLLDPIVEGEADYAKGNRLLYRNYRMSMPKWRFFGNSILTFLTKIASGYWKTMDPQNGYTAINYRALDNAGVEEMYEYYGYCNDLLVKLNAKGMRVADVAMPAIYGDEESSINYPEYIRKVSGMLLQNFLWRLKTRYLVLDFHPLALFYYFGAAMVGLGIIGGGWSAYVGLFGTESFFVRSSLSLMIFTMGSMFLMFAMLFDMQANESREVQIHE; encoded by the coding sequence ATGTATCGTGAGCATACGATTGGTGTAATCGTCCCTGCGTACAACGAAGAAGGATTCATCGGGGATGTTATCCGAGGAATGCCTGAATTCGTCGATTGGATCTACACCATTGATGACTGTTCGACTGACGGTACGTGGGACGAGATTCAAGCTGCTGCTCGCGATGACGCTCCAGTTGAGGCGGAGATGTCGTCGAAGGTTGAGGAAGCTGAAGCGATCGCAACCGACGGTGGTGCACTGTCGATGCTTGAGCAGCGTGCTCAGGTTCACAATACTAAGGGACGAGTTGTCCCGATTCAGCACCGAGAGAACTTGGGTGCTGGTGGGGCAATTAAGACCGGGTATTTAGCGACACTTCGCGACGAGATCGATGTGACGGTGACTGTCGACGGCGATGGCCAGATGGATCTGAGCCAGATGACGAAGCTGCTCGATCCGATTGTTGAAGGTGAGGCTGACTACGCGAAGGGCAACCGATTGTTATACCGGAACTATCGGATGAGTATGCCCAAGTGGCGCTTCTTTGGGAACTCGATTTTGACGTTTCTCACGAAGATTGCCAGTGGCTACTGGAAAACGATGGACCCCCAGAACGGCTATACGGCAATCAATTATCGGGCGCTCGACAATGCCGGGGTTGAGGAGATGTACGAGTATTACGGTTACTGTAACGATCTGCTGGTAAAGTTGAACGCGAAAGGAATGCGGGTCGCCGATGTCGCGATGCCCGCGATCTACGGTGACGAAGAGAGTTCTATTAATTATCCTGAGTACATCCGAAAGGTCTCGGGGATGCTCCTGCAGAACTTCTTGTGGCGATTGAAGACGCGATACTTGGTGTTGGACTTCCATCCGCTCGCGTTGTTTTATTACTTCGGCGCTGCGATGGTCGGGCTCGGAATCATCGGCGGTGGGTGGTCAGCGTACGTGGGCCTCTTTGGAACGGAATCCTTTTTCGTTCGGTCTTCGTTGAGTCTGATGATATTCACGATGGGGAGTATGTTCCTGATGTTCGCGATGCTGTTCGACATGCAGGCCAACGAGAGTCGAGAAGTCCAGATACACGAATAG